The following proteins are co-located in the Flectobacillus major DSM 103 genome:
- a CDS encoding SCP2 sterol-binding domain-containing protein, whose amino-acid sequence MENLINKIALHREKLTTLGGSVRFDLPEGSIHICPKGHVKDDYQTADCSFRTTSTVLQCLIDGHIDPMSAVITGKLKFAGNVMVALKLKELFS is encoded by the coding sequence ATGGAAAACTTAATCAATAAAATTGCTTTACATCGTGAAAAGCTAACCACATTAGGTGGTTCTGTTCGTTTTGATTTACCCGAAGGGAGTATTCATATTTGCCCGAAAGGGCATGTCAAAGACGATTACCAAACAGCAGACTGCTCTTTCAGAACCACATCTACGGTTTTGCAATGCTTGATTGATGGGCATATCGACCCTATGAGTGCGGTAATTACAGGCAAACTCAAATTTGCAGGCAATGTGATGGTAGCCCTAAAACTTAAAGAATTGTTTAGCTAA
- the nadB gene encoding L-aspartate oxidase, whose amino-acid sequence MPKYDFLVIGSGIAGLSYTAKLASHFEEQNQEVRIAIITKTIAEETNTKYAQGGIAAVWDSNDSFEKHIQDTMIAGDYLSDPKVVEIVVSEAPQRLQELIEYGTQFDKKADGNYDLVKEGGHSDHRILHHKDSTGNEIERALLAKVKSFKSVDFFTHYFAIDLITQHHLGEKITKDTPHKKCFGAYVFNTLTGKPETFLAKTTLLATGGIGQIYQSTTNPTIATGDGISMAYRAKALVQHMEFIQFHPTALYQPGKKPSFLISEAVRGHGGILKNQDGKTFMENYDPRLSLAPRDIVARAIDSEMKKNGVEHVYLDTRHLDADDFKHHFPMIYQYCKDNLGIDITGNDMIPVVPAQHYLCGGIKVNEYSQTNIHYLFAAGECSCTGLHGANRLASNSLLEAIVYAHRAFLKTIEIYEENTIPDNIPNWNDEGTTHPEELVLVTEMARELESIMSNYVGIVRTDRRLKRAYDRLELIYLEHEELYRESKLSVPICQLRNMINAAYLVIKNAIARKENRGLHYNLDNIK is encoded by the coding sequence ATGCCAAAATACGATTTTTTAGTCATTGGCTCTGGCATTGCAGGGCTATCTTACACAGCCAAATTAGCATCGCACTTTGAAGAGCAAAATCAAGAAGTAAGAATAGCTATTATTACAAAAACCATAGCCGAAGAAACCAATACTAAATATGCCCAAGGAGGTATTGCAGCAGTTTGGGACAGCAACGATTCTTTTGAAAAGCATATTCAAGATACTATGATTGCGGGCGACTACCTGTCGGACCCCAAGGTGGTTGAAATTGTGGTTAGTGAAGCTCCTCAACGTCTCCAAGAACTTATTGAATACGGTACGCAGTTTGATAAAAAAGCAGATGGCAATTATGACCTAGTCAAAGAAGGCGGCCATTCTGACCACCGAATTTTGCACCATAAAGATTCTACTGGCAATGAAATTGAAAGGGCATTGTTGGCTAAAGTAAAGTCGTTCAAAAGTGTAGATTTCTTTACGCATTATTTTGCTATTGACCTTATTACCCAACACCATCTTGGCGAAAAAATCACTAAAGATACGCCCCATAAAAAGTGTTTTGGAGCTTATGTATTCAATACCCTTACCGGAAAACCTGAAACGTTTCTGGCAAAAACAACATTGTTGGCTACTGGGGGTATCGGGCAGATTTACCAAAGTACAACCAACCCTACAATTGCTACAGGCGATGGTATTTCGATGGCATACCGTGCCAAAGCTTTGGTGCAACACATGGAGTTTATTCAGTTTCACCCTACAGCTTTGTACCAGCCTGGCAAAAAACCGTCTTTCTTGATCTCAGAAGCGGTACGGGGGCATGGCGGTATCTTGAAAAATCAGGATGGAAAAACCTTCATGGAAAATTATGACCCTCGACTTTCTTTAGCTCCTCGCGATATTGTGGCTAGGGCTATCGATTCGGAGATGAAAAAAAATGGGGTTGAACATGTGTACCTTGATACTCGACATTTAGATGCCGATGATTTCAAACACCATTTCCCGATGATTTATCAGTATTGTAAAGATAACCTTGGCATAGACATCACTGGCAACGATATGATTCCTGTGGTGCCTGCACAGCATTATTTGTGCGGGGGTATCAAAGTAAATGAATATTCACAAACTAATATTCATTATTTGTTTGCCGCTGGCGAATGCTCGTGTACGGGATTGCATGGAGCTAACAGACTGGCTTCTAACTCATTGTTAGAGGCTATCGTATATGCTCATCGAGCATTTTTGAAGACAATCGAGATTTATGAAGAAAATACCATTCCCGACAATATTCCTAACTGGAATGACGAAGGTACAACACATCCTGAAGAATTGGTATTGGTAACCGAAATGGCTCGTGAATTGGAATCGATTATGAGTAATTATGTAGGAATTGTTCGTACCGACCGCCGCCTGAAAAGGGCTTATGACCGCCTAGAACTTATTTACCTCGAACATGAGGAACTCTATCGAGAGTCAAAATTATCTGTGCCAATTTGCCAACTTCGTAATATGATTAATGCAGCTTATTTGGTTATTAAAAATGCGATAGCTCGCAAAGAAAATCGTGGCTTGCACTATAACCTTGATAATATTAAGTAA
- a CDS encoding methyltransferase domain-containing protein → MQKSFETYQFQAGEVIASIGAASGVWEVGFASWQDGLTFYLQDIDPHSCNQEEVDYTVKYWEKQQNKTIQGIFYAVLGTPQATNLPKNFFDKVLVINSLHEILFLDEILDDINQILRPNGLLFIEETIAQTNGVLHEGCGLPLFTEEILLRKVEQKGFEVKQKVDKGNAVWIYVLKKSTDSST, encoded by the coding sequence ATGCAAAAATCATTTGAAACATACCAATTTCAAGCGGGTGAAGTGATTGCTTCAATTGGTGCGGCCTCTGGTGTTTGGGAGGTAGGTTTTGCGAGCTGGCAAGATGGTTTAACCTTTTATTTGCAAGATATAGACCCACATAGTTGTAATCAAGAAGAAGTAGATTATACCGTAAAATACTGGGAAAAGCAGCAAAATAAAACGATTCAGGGTATTTTTTATGCCGTATTAGGCACGCCACAAGCTACTAATTTGCCAAAAAACTTTTTCGATAAAGTTTTGGTAATCAACAGTCTGCATGAAATCCTTTTTTTGGACGAAATATTGGATGATATTAACCAAATCCTCCGACCCAATGGACTATTATTTATAGAAGAAACTATCGCTCAGACAAACGGAGTACTACATGAAGGCTGTGGTTTACCACTATTTACCGAGGAAATATTACTAAGAAAAGTGGAACAAAAAGGCTTTGAGGTAAAACAAAAAGTAGATAAGGGTAATGCCGTTTGGATTTATGTATTGAAGAAATCAACAGACTCGTCAACGTAA
- a CDS encoding rhodanese-like domain-containing protein, whose product MKTIAISFVLSTSLLLHNCVVEENLNVSPHEFAELVKNNPDIQIVDVRTPKEWQTGKVQSAQCIDYFDPTLLQKIESLNKDKPILLYCASGGRSAEVADMLREYGFKKIYNLKGGYKDLLKEGIK is encoded by the coding sequence ATGAAAACGATTGCTATATCTTTTGTCCTCAGTACATCTTTGTTGCTACACAATTGTGTAGTAGAGGAGAATCTTAATGTTAGCCCTCACGAATTTGCAGAACTAGTGAAAAACAATCCTGATATTCAGATTGTAGATGTAAGAACACCCAAAGAATGGCAAACTGGCAAAGTTCAATCGGCTCAGTGTATTGATTATTTTGATCCAACACTCCTACAAAAAATCGAATCGCTCAATAAGGATAAACCAATATTGTTATATTGTGCATCGGGCGGAAGAAGTGCCGAAGTAGCCGATATGTTGCGTGAATATGGCTTCAAAAAAATCTATAATCTTAAAGGCGGCTATAAAGACTTGTTGAAAGAAGGGATAAAATGA